Proteins found in one Fervidobacterium sp. genomic segment:
- a CDS encoding YitT family protein: protein MGVKKNYSVIFKEYFLSSFGVFLTALGISIFLIPNNIAAGGASGLAIVLNRFINLSVGIWMYIINGLLFLTAFILVGFDFSFKTIYCTFLLNFLVDLFNRILPLFKYQGDIIISVFFGDILTAIGMAIAFSQNASTGGTDIIAKILNKFFGFPMGMTILFLDITIGVLAGLAYEIDTGMYSVLAIIINGTTIDFVMKGLELSVNVWVVSEKWDEIRKFILDELERGVTIFDAIGGYTLSPKKILLVALKRRELHELVSSIRRIDPHAFFIVNEARNVFGEGFRELI, encoded by the coding sequence ATGGGAGTTAAAAAGAATTACAGCGTAATTTTTAAAGAATACTTCCTATCATCCTTTGGAGTTTTTCTAACTGCTCTTGGAATTTCTATCTTTTTGATACCTAACAATATCGCTGCAGGTGGTGCTTCCGGTTTGGCTATAGTTTTAAATAGGTTTATAAATCTCTCCGTTGGTATTTGGATGTATATAATAAATGGTCTATTGTTTTTAACTGCCTTCATACTTGTGGGATTTGATTTCAGTTTTAAAACAATTTACTGCACATTCTTACTCAATTTTTTGGTTGATCTTTTCAATAGAATCCTTCCTTTATTCAAATATCAAGGGGATATCATAATTTCTGTGTTCTTTGGAGATATATTAACAGCTATAGGTATGGCAATAGCATTCTCACAAAATGCTTCAACTGGAGGCACAGACATAATTGCAAAGATACTAAACAAATTCTTTGGTTTTCCAATGGGCATGACAATACTATTTTTGGATATTACGATTGGGGTTTTAGCAGGGCTTGCTTATGAAATCGACACAGGTATGTACTCGGTGCTGGCTATTATAATAAATGGAACAACTATTGATTTTGTAATGAAAGGTTTAGAATTGTCCGTTAACGTATGGGTAGTTTCAGAAAAGTGGGATGAAATAAGAAAATTCATCCTTGACGAACTTGAAAGAGGGGTAACGATATTTGATGCTATAGGAGGTTACACTCTAAGTCCAAAAAAGATCTTATTGGTGGCTTTAAAACGTCGAGAATTACATGAACTTGTATCAAGTATCAGACGAATCGACCCACATGCATTTTTTATAGTTAACGAAGCACGAAATGTTTTCGGTGAAGGATTTAGAGAACTGATTTAG